From the Hordeum vulgare subsp. vulgare chromosome 1H, MorexV3_pseudomolecules_assembly, whole genome shotgun sequence genome, the window ATGAGTCTAAGATTGTGTTACTTAGGACTTGCATTGCTAGTATTCCTTTGTATCTTATGTCTATTATCAAGTTTCCCAAGTGGGTTATTAAAGCTATTACCTCACAAATGGCTCACTTCCTTTGGGGGAACTTGGGTGATATCCATAAGCACCACCTGGCCAGTTGGGGGTTTGTGTCTCAGGAAAAAcagtttttttgggggggggggggggggggggggggggggagagtttaATATGTTTCTGCTTGCATCTTGGGCCAGGAGGTACTTTGCTAGTGGTGACAAAAAATGGCTGAAAAATGTTTTGCGGTAAAAAAATGAATGTTGGATCCTCTTTCCTGAGGGAAGTGACTTGGGCTTTTGCAGGTGCTAGGCCCTTTTATAGATGGGTTTAAGGGGATGGCAAAAACATTAGTTTTTGGCATGATATTTGGGTTGGAAAATGTTCCTTGAGAACTCAATTTTGGGATGTCTATCAAATTTGTCAGCAGCAAAATAGCTCTGTTTCTCAGGTTTGGGATGGTAGTGTCTGATTGCATATCATTAACCAATAAGATCAAGAGTTCAGGTTTTGATAGACCCCCTACTGGAGCCATTGTCCATGGTATTAAGAAATAGGCCACAAAGTTTGTATCTCTTGTAATGAGGCAGCACACTGCACACACTCTCGCTAAATCGGCAGATCATGATGTTTGGTCCTTCTGGTTTAATGAGTTCCCTGATTCAATCAGGATCATTATCTGTAACGAATAATTAATGAACAAATGAAAGGGCTCAACTGCccattacccccccccccccccccccacaaaaaaaaaaatactccctccAATCGGGGGGAAAATGTCTCAGCTTTGAACTAAGGTTGAGAGGGAGTAGTGTTTATCAGTTGAAGCATGCTGATGCCCTCACTTTGAATTGTTAACTTCTTAAATAACACAATAATGAATTTTTTTAAGAAGTAAGAAAAATCTAAGAAGAGGACATGTaatctactcccttcgtttttaaatacaagtctttttagaggttccattagggcactacatatggatgtatatggacatattttagagtataaattcatttattttgttccgtatgtactcttttagtaaaatctctaacaatacttatatttaggaacggagggagtagaagtcaGTAAGCCTGATTTGTGCATGGAGACTCACTTGGCATTCATCCCATTCATCCCCTGTTGGGAAAGCATCTGCTATCTAGAGAAGGAAAAACTACCTTGGCATACAAAAATCTTCTCTTAAAAAAGCCTGATTCTGAGAGTCGTCCTACACCATAATCAATTCCGCACATAACATAAACAGAACAAAATTTGTGATGGTAACGTGCTGAGATGCATATCAGTCATTTCATGGCCAATGACGCAGCTGATGCCTCAGCTATCAATGAGAGGGGTTGGCGCGCGTGGAGGCAAGCACCAATGTCAAACGGGTGCAGCTCAGCGCCATCAAATATGAGATTGACTCCCGGTAAGACCACGTCCTTGGTATCGGAATCTTCTGAATCAGTTTTCGGAGCAGAAGGGGATGGTTGATCTTCAGTGACAGATCTTGTGGCAGCCTCATACACCGGAGTGAGTGCGTGGGAACTATCAGAAATCGAGCATGCCGATGAGCCATCGAAAAAATTAAGGCTACAACAGTAGCATTGTTAactaactactccctctgttcctaaatataagaccttttagagatttcactatggactacatacgaatgtatatagacatattttagaatataaattcactcatttcgctgtgtatgtagtccatagtagaatctctaaaaggtcttatatttaggaaaggagggagtacatAATAAGTCCCATGTTGTTGTCAAGTTTCTTTGGAAAATACCTGAGGATGCTCCCATCAAAGCTCAGAACTTCAGTAAAACACTTCTGCCGTCTTCCGAGCTTTAGTCTGACATGTTCACGCGGTGACGTCCCTCCTTGGGTAGGCGATGAAGGATCATGGAATGGACTCCATCTTCCACTCACAATGTTCATGAGTTGGAGTTGGCGCGGGGAGTTCTTCGAGCCTCCCCGCTGATGTAATAGCCTTGCTGTTGGACCGGTTGCTTGGTACTCGGTGCAAAGTTCGAGTAACTTCTTCCTCACCGTCTGCATAGACTCGTAGTGTTCAATGAGATCATCTTTCTGAAGCATATTTGAGTCGACGACCCTTTCACATATTCTTTCACACAGCTTTGGATTGAACAAAGGAATCCCGAATTCCAAGTTCAAAGGTATCCACTCATAGCTTTCCTTTTCTGGAAGTTCACTGGATTCGCTTACCCTGTGAAGCCTTACTAGGCGAAGGTAACCAACCGTGCTCAGCTCAACTTTACTGGATAGATCTTCCAGCAATGTAGTCAAATTTGACATTTGCCCCTCAGGCAAATTAGTTCCAGCTAACGCGGATGTGATTGACCCATCCGCATTTTTCAGGGGCAATGGGACATCCATGGTTACAAGGTTTCCTGATTCATCAAGGTCCTTTATGCCCAGTGGTTGCACTATCACGGCAGAATGTTTTGTCATTGAGTTCAGGTAATGCAGCAGAAGGCCTCCCCTTACCAGGTTCCCCTCAAAGTTTCCTCCTAGTCCACCCACCACAGACTGATCCCAAGACCATATCATTGCCTTTTCGCAGTCGGCTAATGGCTCGGGAAGCAGCCGCAGGCGCTGTCCTTTCATGAAAACAGCAGAGAGCGGGCCACaactaccagaagtatacaaggcAAGCTTCATCCAAGGTGTCATTGAGGAGTAAGAAGGCGGACCGAAATGTACTGGTCCTGCAGTGCTGGGTAGAACTGCTGAATATGGAAAAGGTATCATAGAGACCACAATGTCATAGTCCCTAAGAAGTAATCTTTCCAGCGTCGATGGCGCCAGTGAAGCTAAGCTCTCGCAGCGAAGAATGTTCACTCGGTAAGTTCTTTTAGTCTTCCGCGCAGCTGGGCCTTCCAGTTCTGTAGTTTGGCTATTGCCATTTTGAGTAGCCATTTGGCTGATGTCAAAGTCATTTTCGGCTATGCTTTCCATCCCTCTTGATATAATACTTGAAGGTGACGATGCATTTGAATCAACCGTCGGATATTCCTGCTGTGGTGTGTCACCATGTTGGCCATGTTGAACTGAGTTTTTGTTATTCTCGACAACACTATCTGCGCCCTCCCCAATGCTTTTCTTGCTTGAAGGGGAGGACAAATCATCCTGACAGTTTCCGTCACCAGATTCATTTGGTGAAGTTCCACCGGACAGCAAACACTCAAGGAAACATCGCAAGCTAAATGCATGGTTTGCGAATTCCTGGAGCACACCCTCAAACTTCTTTCCTTCTAAACTAGCTAGATCATTGCATAGATCAGCGATGCAAGAATAGCCCAGTTTTCCAGCCTCATAAAGCGTAACAGCATGAGACTTCAATCCTGCAATAGGTTAGTGAAGAAAGATCAGTACACCCTGCTAATTCAATGGAGGGTTGCTTCATAAATTTACAATGCCAGTTCAAGAACAAACTTTGCAACCATATATAAGAATATTTGGGACTGTAGCTCCTTCAGATCAAatataaaattcaaaaaaaaaaaaagatgttGAACATATTTTTGCTTAGAAGTTAAAAAGGTGTAGGGATTGGAGTAGTATAAGGGGGTCTAGCCTGGAGATAGAGAGCCCATCATCAAGTATGAAGTTACGTTAGCATCCACAATGAAGCCCACATAAGCAGTCCCAGAGATTTTCCTGGGTCCATCACAATCACTGCTAAGCAATTCGGTACAAGATTTTTCTGAGTTAATGCTCATGCGCGAGCCTTCGTCGTCGTCAGAAAGAATGTTACTGGGCAATGCAGGCCCACTTGAATCTCTAAGAGCGGAGTCTGTATCCAAAAGCTTTACGGCCCATCCCAGTCTGCAGGCAAATGATGCAGCTGCCTGGAGTTGATAAAGGTCAGCCTGTAAAGTTTTAGCCAATTCAGCAACTGTGGCATTTTCACTTGACACAACAAATACAGCATATAGTAGCCTGCAGTCAAGAAAATATGAAATGAATTTAACAGCAACAGGAAATGGTAGCGATGCAGATCAGTTGAATAAGAAGGCATGCTCATTCATTTAAAAAAGAAACAATCATGCTCATTATGCACAAGTCTAATGAAGGCAACTACTCACTCTTCAATTGGATCTTCGTACGACTGATCCTTATTTGAAACAAAACCTTCAAGTCTTGAAACTGAATCAATGATACAAGTTAAGAACCAAAGCATAACTAAGTAGTAGGTTTACATCTATAAATAATAACTTCTGGGTAAATTAGGTTGTAACTTGATGAGATAAAATGACATTGGCAACAGATCGGTGCCAGTGTCAAAGTTATGAGCCTCCACCACATAATGTCTTTGTCAGCACAAACTAGCTGACATGAGACAACTGCACCGATTAGTTATGGGCAAATTCCCGTAATAAACTTAAATGGTGGACTGCCCAATAACAGAAATCCTATATATTACTCTGAAACGGTTCTCTGGATAAACAATATCACAAATTGGTTTGATTCCATACCTCTGAAACGGTCCTCTGGATAAACTGGCACATCGAAGTATACCCCTCCTCTTCTGTAAAGACAATTTATAACCACTggatcaaatagaacatatgaatTGACTTCCTCCTTACATATTTTGTCTATTGCTAGTGTCTCTTCCTCAGAAAGCTTCTGCAGTGATATTACAATATCAATTCCCATAAAGAACAGGTTTTCTTTATGAAATATTTATCTTATGGAGAAACAAAGTTCTAATAAAACCTATGTCATCACACGGTAAAAAAAAAACTATGTCATCACGTAAAAAAATGTATGCCGTATATTCACTATTTTCTTCCTTATAAAGTACTATGTCCTTGCATAACTAATAAGAACGTTCACTCCTCATGAATCTTACCTTAAACTCTTCCAATGTGAAGTTGACAAAACGGACTCCCCACCAAGGTTCTATTGCTAAGTCTGCAGGTAGTGCAGGAAGCAACTCTTTCGCAATTGATTTGTTCAGCTTCCACATTATCTTCTGAAATGCCGAAAAGTGAAAAGAAGGGATTACTATATAACAACAGGAAAAGAGGACGCCAGTTGGGGAATGTTCATTTTTCTCAACATATGAAAATCATCAATGTGTTAAATTGATAACCTCGTATGAAAAGAGGACGAGGAACTACATGGCGCTGGTATCTTGTCTTCTTATCGCTACCTATCCGCCTTGAGGCGCTATTGTTTTGCGGGCTTGTTGTGCTGCTGCCCCCAGCTTGAaccttgtttttgtttgttttttgcttttttgcCTTTTATTTCTTGACAAATCCGTTTGTGGATGCTGACTTGTGTATCACCGTTGGTGCTCAGCAGTTACCCCATTTAAGAAAACTtccttgagctagacaatttaagaggtttattcaacatttttagatAATATCGAGCCCCCCATTTCAGAAAAGCGGCCCCATGTTTCAGGCCCATATGGCTGCTGGGCGAGAGGCCATGCATGTGGATGAGATATTGAGATGTCACAAAATATTAGAAACTCATTACAGTAATACTTGTAAAAATATTGATAAAATCATATCTCATTCATTTTAACTCTAAGTTGAGTGATAGCTTTTCCTGAAAGAAATTACAACTTGATTACCCACAATATTATTGATTTTCTGTAATTTAATCTTGAATTGTGTTCAAGGTACTCTGAAAATTCTTAATAAGTCTAACTTAACCTCAGTTATAGTCATTTCTCGTCAGTAAAACCCCAAATAAGTATGCCTATTGGAATCTTTATTCAAGAACACAGGAAGGACACAATATGCCAATATACCTTCGATCTGCATTTATTCATGATATCAATAAATTCGTTTCTTCCAACACCAGTAATCCTCAGGGCATCGGCAGCACTGAAGTTTGGAATACTGTCATAAGGTTGCTCTGCAAGTATTTTAGAAAAGTTAGAATCATAAATAGAACAATTAGCACATCAAATAAACTAGTTTCTGCAACATAGACAATATTTACATATGTGTTATAGAATAATCAATGTTAGTACTTAGCAGCAAGGATAACAAAACTGGGTTACAATAAACACACATCAAATATATGCAGTACACCAGTTGAAAAGGTTTTCATATAACATCCCAGAATCAACCAAATTATAGTCTGTTATGGAATTAAACAAACATACCCTACATTTAATCCAACTACGTATGCGAACAGACCAAAGGGATGCATAAATTTTAGTAATTACTAATTAAATTAAGTATTTGAACCACTGAACGAACAAACTCTTTTCATTAATATAAGTTTTAATATACTTAGAAATGATCACATCAGACAGTCTGATAGAAACATATAGTACAGCCCTGGGGCTTCACTAATGCCCAAGGTGGAAAGATACTAATTAGTATGGATCTTATGCGATAAACCAAAACTATGAAGTACTAACTGGATAAATGGTTCATATAGATTTGTGAAGAAATGACAATTCTGTGTTGTATCGTAAGTATGGAACTTACTATTACTGGTAGAAATATTTAAATGAACGCATAATGGCTGCTGGTCATGGATGCAGGTCAACTGACAAGCAAAACAACTAAAAGAAATGTGATGACAGAAAATGCTTTGCCTTCTATTGATACAAGTGATTACCATTCTTCATAGCTTCAAAAAGGACGTCACAATAATATTTGAATGCTGATATCCTCATTACTCGACAGATGTAGTCTGCGAGATGGTATGGGTATAACTGCAATTATTTTTGTCAAAGTAGCAGTCATGAaagcttttttaaaaaaaaatccagCCTAGAGAATGCCAGAAATCTGGAATTAGTTGAACATCCCAAGGAAAAAAAACATGATGCAACTGCAAGAGCCATTGATCGAGAAAGCAACCCAAGAGAAGTTTAAAACGAATGAGGCGATGGATTTACATTTGATTTGCAGTCAGCCAAAAGATATGCGTTTCACAATTGCAGGTAGAATGACAATGCAAAAGTGTGGAAGATGCTAGTAAACTAGTGAAAACTGTTTCTAACAATATATCTGCAAAACAGTATCATATCTTAAGTAATTACGAAAATGGGGAAAATCTGAACAACATACAGCCAGATTTCTGCGGAGATAGCGCAACAATTCCTCGTAATATTCCCCCTCTTTGCATACTTTGCGGGCAAAACAGTTAGTCCATGGCAGCCGTTTTCGTATACAATAATCTACAATCCTGCCATGAAGTTATTCATAAAGCAGAGAATCAGGCATCTGAAGAATCATTTaccatttgcaaaaagaaaagcaAGTTCCGCGTCACCTAGTCGGCAACAGGTTACAAGTGCTAGATGGTTCCCCGCACACAAAAAAaagtgttacatgtatatatttAGCCTCAGTTATCAACATAAGCCGTTCATAGATCTAGAGAACACAAGGTAATCAGCCTACTACATGGAGAGGTGCAGTTGGAAGCTTGTAGAATCGACATGACTCATGAGTGAGTCGATGCATATCAGTAATGTGCagcaatgtgtgtgtgtgtgtgtgtgttttgagaaAATCAGCAATGTGTGCTAGACTGTTATTGTAACCGGCCGCGTGTACGACTTGCCAGGCTCACATTGGATTGGAATGGATGCCATTATACAGATTACGAGCTTTGCGATGTTATACTGAATGAATTCTTCCTTGAAATTTCACGAACCATCAACTTGAATGACTAGAGTTTAGATGGGCGATAACAATTTGTGTTGTCCAAACCAGCATTCCAGCATGGGTGCATAAACAGCCAGCgatttctgttttggaacaggcAGGTTAATCAAGCAGCCTGATGAGCGGCGTTGCCCCCATTTCTTGGTACGAGCGATCGACTGCGCGAGAGACGGCCATTAATGGGGGCCCTGATCGGCGGCCGAACCGATCGATCACCCAGGATTGATTAGATTGATCCTCTTAGGCACGTACGTATGCATTAATCGGCGTATGTACCTGCGGTGCCACTCGTCCTTGGAGACGACGGCAGCCTGGATGCGCTTGGGGAGGGTCTCCCACGGGCACTCGTCCCTGATGGCCTTCACCATCATCTGCTCCTCCACCGTCGCCGCCATCTGCTGCTGCATCCTCGCTCGATCTCGCCctacccctccccctcgctcgaTCGGACAATGCCGGCGGACGGAGCGACGCCGACCCTAATCCCGACGAGAGGAAGAaagatagagggagagggaggcaagAGACGCCGCGGGCATGCCACGTACGCTCGGTCTCTTTCTCTCGGCAGGCAGTGcgcaaaaaagaaaaggaaagaaacaGTTCCTCTTCCTAGCTCCTACTAGACTTGAAGGGGTTGCCTCTCCTGATCGATCCCTGGCCCATCCATACGCGCATTGCACGCTGCTCCAGTTATTCCTAGCCCATTCCCCATAATAAATTAAAAAGGTTATTCCCAGCCCATCCATCGCCCTCCTTCCTTCTCGGCACAGTTTGCGAGATACTCcctccctccgttttaaaattcttgtcttatatttgtctagaaataaatgtatctaaatactaaaacgtgactagatatatttatatctagacaaacctaagacaagaattttggtacggagggagtacaatgcaGATTCACGGAGCTCCTACGACGTCCGTCGCGTGATGCTTGAAAAACATTCGCCGTTAGTCATAGGATCGTAAGCTTCTTTTAGCAAGCGTACATTAACTTTTGTAACAAGACTTGTGTTGCGTTCGACGTTTTGCAACACGAGCCTTGTTGCAGTCTTGCCGGATAGATTTTTTTCAAAACAAGATCTCCGTTATTAAAGAAAACTTTGCTTTTACAAATATAGTGTTGTGCGCTTGTTCCCTTAGCAACAAGAGGCTTGTTgctgaaacaaaaaaaaatatgtgTCACACCAACGTCATCAAATGTCTGGCGGGCATTTTCACTTTTTCACAACCCGCAATACCCCCCTGCCCCCGCATCGCTCCCTCGCGGGCAACTCGGGCGGCGGCGCTTCCCTGCTCCCGGCCCCCCAACCCCCTCCACCctctcccacgccgccgccgctggCCCGAGCCGTCGGGGCAAATCCCCGCGCGGTGGCTGGCGGAGGggccttcctcctctctcccgtaGGTGGCGGTAGGCGCGGGCCACCCTGCCTGGGCACAGACGCCGGGCAGGCGCGGCGGCGGCGTGCTGGTTCTTCGGCGTGGCAGCGTCGGGGCAGCGGGCCGAGGCGCGGCGGCTGCGTCTCGGGGCGACGTCCGGCGACCAGATCTGGCTCCCGGCGGCCTCGGGTGGCCCTGGCTGGCCACCCTCGTCGGCCTCCTGCTGGCCTACCGG encodes:
- the LOC123412364 gene encoding protein FAM91A1-like gives rise to the protein MQQQMAATVEEQMMVKAIRDECPWETLPKRIQAAVVSKDEWHRRIVDYCIRKRLPWTNCFARKVCKEGEYYEELLRYLRRNLALYPYHLADYICRVMRISAFKYYCDVLFEAMKNEQPYDSIPNFSAADALRITGVGRNEFIDIMNKCRSKKIMWKLNKSIAKELLPALPADLAIEPWWGVRFVNFTLEEFKKLSEEETLAIDKICKEEVNSYVLFDPVVINCLYRRGGVYFDVPVYPEDRFRVSRLEGFVSNKDQSYEDPIEELLYAVFVVSSENATVAELAKTLQADLYQLQAAASFACRLGWAVKLLDTDSALRDSSGPALPSNILSDDDEGSRMSINSEKSCTELLSSDCDGPRKISGTAYVGFIVDANVTSYLMMGSLSPGLKSHAVTLYEAGKLGYSCIADLCNDLASLEGKKFEGVLQEFANHAFSLRCFLECLLSGGTSPNESGDGNCQDDLSSPSSKKSIGEGADSVVENNKNSVQHGQHGDTPQQEYPTVDSNASSPSSIISRGMESIAENDFDISQMATQNGNSQTTELEGPAARKTKRTYRVNILRCESLASLAPSTLERLLLRDYDIVVSMIPFPYSAVLPSTAGPVHFGPPSYSSMTPWMKLALYTSGSCGPLSAVFMKGQRLRLLPEPLADCEKAMIWSWDQSVVGGLGGNFEGNLVRGGLLLHYLNSMTKHSAVIVQPLGIKDLDESGNLVTMDVPLPLKNADGSITSALAGTNLPEGQMSNLTTLLEDLSSKVELSTVGYLRLVRLHRVSESSELPEKESYEWIPLNLEFGIPLFNPKLCERICERVVDSNMLQKDDLIEHYESMQTVRKKLLELCTEYQATGPTARLLHQRGGSKNSPRQLQLMNIVSGRWSPFHDPSSPTQGGTSPREHVRLKLGRRQKCFTEVLSFDGSILSSHALTPVYEAATRSVTEDQPSPSAPKTDSEDSDTKDVVLPGVNLIFDGAELHPFDIGACLHARQPLSLIAEASAASLAMK